Proteins from a single region of Amblyomma americanum isolate KBUSLIRL-KWMA chromosome 10, ASM5285725v1, whole genome shotgun sequence:
- the LOC144106673 gene encoding uncharacterized protein LOC144106673 produces the protein MELLKAPPPLRMSGNLSENWRRFKQKFDLLLQATTTKEQPRSEAAKAALLLSIAGDEALDVFNTFKFEAAESKDDYATLVGKFESYCAEGFLDSSKKAVLLRALPFPSSRS, from the exons ATGGAACTTCTGAAGGCGCCGCCACCCTTGCGAATGTCCGGCAACCTCTCTGAAAATTGGAGACGCTTCAAGCAGAAGTTCGACCTGTTGCTGCAGGCAACCACAACGAAGGAGCAACCTCGAAGCGAAGCTGCAAAAGCCGCGCTCCTGCTAAGCATAGCCGGCGATGAAGCGCTCGACGTGTTCAACACGTTCAAGTTCGAAGCCGCAGAAAGCAAGGACGACTACGCAACGCTCGTGGGGAAGTTCGAGTCCTACTGTGCCGAG GGTTTTCTGGACAGCAGCAAGAAGGCAGTCCTGCTGAGGGCGCTGCCGTTCCCGAGCAGTCGCAGCTGA